A stretch of the Lactuca sativa cultivar Salinas chromosome 9, Lsat_Salinas_v11, whole genome shotgun sequence genome encodes the following:
- the LOC111902998 gene encoding uncharacterized protein LOC111902998, with the protein MLLFGVCGHMIVLTAFPCQIDCFALDCLICASFDGYRHGGAYFCCKLSCAHCWTNGVWLLLTEQIRIVGVLSLVDDKIYEPGTTSNLRLRQPSLRREKKVSTTLHRIIKKTRTNVIRKTT; encoded by the exons ATGCTGCTATTTGGTGTTTGCGGTCATATGATAGTTTTGACTGCTTTCCCCTGTCAAATTGATTGTTTTGCTCTTGATTGCCTTATTTGTGCTAGCTTTGATGGTTATAGGCATGGTGGTGCTTATTTCTGCTGTAAGCTTAGTTGTGCTCACTGCTGGACAAATGGTGTTTGG CTTTTACTTACGGAACAAATCAGAATTGTGGGTGTCTTAAGTCTTGTTGATGATAAAATTTATGAGCCAG GGACCACAAGTAACTTGAGATTAAGACAACCAAGTCTAAGAAGGGAAAAAAAAGTTTCAACAACACTACATAGGATAATAAAGAAAACAAGGACCAATGTTATTAGGAAAACAACGTAG
- the LOC111902997 gene encoding endoribonuclease Dicer homolog 2 — protein MVVINGESETSADQLPFARSYQIEALEQAIKQNTIVFLETGSGKTLIAIMLLRHYAYLLQKPSPFIAVFLVPTVVLVKQQADSVRKHVDLKVEEYWGEKVVDLLNIAAYWKKQQDENQLLVMTPQILLNALNRSFLSLDNIKLLIFDECHRAKKKYEYALIMKEFYHPRLCDGGSQLPRILGMTASPVEAKVSSSPKDYWEQMNKLETMLNSKVYTCSSESVLSDYIPVSTVKIKFYKNMAPPYHVLEELKNTLSILRQKHESKVSISSTLSESSRQNAIKRLSILYSTFEFCLDELGIFLASKAAEAYSCDKNDMFLWGQLDLRGENISREFCKDANKVFCSYIPNEWSITQVNEATVSIGLLSTKVACLIESLAEYRDVKEMRCLIFVERVVTARVLKSLLSELHSKLFDWKTEYVAGNNALMQSQSRGVQNKIVDEFHKGIVNIIVATSILEEGLDVQKCNLVIRFDPASTVCSFIQSRGRARMQNSDFLLLVKSGDDDTLNKVNNYLLSGKIMRDESLSHASEPCGPLEKDLYDEVVYHVESTGATLRLSSSISMVYFYCSRLPSDGYFKPYPRFVIDKELKTCTIYFPKSCPLPSVHVSGPTKMLKQLACFEACKQLHAMGALTDNLIPDTLKKSADDEQETGIKYVEEQVQYIPPELVGFGDNSSKLYHFYTINLEKHFDYNIPLQDIVLAVSTKLEFDNEGLTFDLEADRGDISVSLTYIGTCKLTSEQITLTNQFQMVVLTLLIHRSISKLKTCVDSFKLKNDADMAYDYLLLPSAGPHKAPMIVEWKAVKAAMFSYERGVDERMCCLKGNNHEKVHTKSGLVCSCLVDNSLVYTPHNGRIYCTTERLLGLNGNSTLEIKEGEVVTYKNHYKRRHGVDLMFEKEPLFAARQLFTVQNFLQKGRQQKEKETSNAGVELPSELCDIIMSPVSISTIYSFSFVPSIMHRIESWMIALNLKKMHLCHSMPNADVPVIKVLEAITTKKCVEKFHLESFETLGDSFLKYAATQQLFKTLQDQHEGILSPKREKIISNDSLCRLGCNCNLPGFIRNEPFEPKTWIVPGDRSSSFKLEEEVLLDERKMYIRGKRVIKKKVVADVVEALIGVFLSEGGELAALSFMRWIGISVDFVNTPYTRALTLHPEKYVNIQYFESLLNYSFRDVSLLVEAITHGSYMLPEIPKCYQRLEFLGDAVLDYMITVHLYNKYPGMSPGMLTDLRSASVNNDCYAQSAVKYELHKHILHGSQDLHRAIVTTVHEFDQLSMKSTFGWESETSFPKVLGDVIESIAGAILVDSGYDKDKVFQSIRPLLDPLVTPETLKLHPVKELHDICQKNHFEMKKSAKRGTTDDGTISFTIEIVKDNIVLKDSCMAADKKMAERLASKSVLKLLKEYLSAA, from the exons ATGGTTGTGATTAATGGTGAAAGTGAAACATCTGCCGATCAACTTCCGTTCGCAAGAAG TTATCAGATAGAAGCTCTGGAGCAAGCAATAAAACAGAACACAATAGTGTTCTTGGAGACTGGATCAGGCAAAACATTAATTGCTATTATGCTTCTACGCCACTATGCTTACCTGTTGCAAAAACCATCACCTTTCATTGCAGTTTTTTTGGTACCCACTGTTGTATTAGTCAAACAG CAAGCTGATAGTGTTAGAAAACATGTTGATCTGAAAGTGGAAGAATACTGGGGGGAAAAAGTTGTTGATCTTTTGAATATTGCTGCTTATTGGAAGAAGCAACAAGATGAAAACCAG CTACTGGTGATGACACCTCAAATTTTACTTAATGCTTTGAACCGTAGTTTTTTAAGCTTGGATAACATCAAGCTTCTGATATTTGATGAATGTCATCGTGCAAAGAAAAAATATGAGTATGCTCTTATTATGAAG GAGTTTTATCACCCCCGGTTATGTGATGGTGGTTCTCAGCTTCCTAGGATACTTGGGATGACAGCTTCACCTGTGGAAGCTAAAg TGTCAAGCTCACCCAAGGATTATTGGGAACAGATGAACAAACTTGAGACTATGTTGAATTCAAAG gtGTATACGTGCTCAAGTGAATCTGTGTTATCTGACTACATTCCCGTTTCTACTGTTAAGATTAAGTTTTACAAAAACATGGCACCTCCTTACCATGTTCTTGAGGAGTTAAAAAACACTCTTTCAATTTTAAGACAAAAG CATGAATCAAAAGTCAGTATAAGTTCAACCCTCTCAGAATCTTCAAGGCAAAATGCCATTAAAAGATTGTCCATTTTgtattcaacttttgaattttgcTTAGACGAATTGGGCATTTTCTTGGCTTCAAAG GCAGCGGAAGCATATTCATGCGACAAAAATGACATGTTTTTATGGGGGCAACTGGATTTACGTGGAGAAAATATATCCAGGGAATTTTGCAAAGATGCCAACAAAGTTTTTTGCTCATACATACCTAATG AGTGGTCAATCACTCAAGTCAACGAAGCAACTGTGAGCATTGGGTTGCTCTCAACAAAAGTCGCCTGTTTAATCGAATCTCTTGCTGAATATAG GGATGTGAAGGAAATGAGATGTTTAATCTTTGTTGAGAGGGTAGTAACAGCAAGGGTACTAAAAAGCTTACTGAGTGAATTGCACTCTAAACTTTTTGACTGGAAAACAGAATATGTAGCTGGGAATAATGCTCTTATGCAGTCACAAAGTCGGGGTGTACAAAACAAAATAGTGGATGAGTTCCATAAAGGAATC GTAAATATCATTGTGGCAACATCAATTCTTGAAGAAGGCTTGGATGTACAAAAATGCAATCTTGTAATAAGATTTGATCCTGCATCTACTGTTTGCAGTTTTATTCAGTCTCGAGGTCGTGCTCGAATGCAGAACTCTGATTTTCTTTTACTGGTTAAAAG TGGGGATGATGATACGCTGAATAAGGTGAATAATTACCTTCTGAGTGGAAAGATCATGCGGGATGAGTCTTTGAGCCATGCTTCTGAACCATGTGGGCCCCTTGAAAAAGACTTGTATGATGAAGTGGTGTATCATGTTGAATCCACAGGAGCGACTTTAAGATTGAGTTCGAGTATTTCCATGGTTTATTTCTATTGTTCCAGGCTACCTTCTGATGG GTATTTTAAACCTTACCCAAGATTCGTGATTGACAAAGAATTAAAAACTTGCACTATCTATTTTCCTAAAAGCTGCCCACTTCCAAGCGTGCATGTTTCGGGCCCCACAAAAATGCTGAAGCAACTTGCATGTTTTGAAGCATGTAAGCAGTTGCATGCAATGGGCGCACTAACGGACAATCTTATCCCTGATACATTGAAAAAATCAGCTGATGATGAACAAGAAACCG GAATCAAGTATGTCGAAGAACAAGTTCAATACATACCACCAGAGCTTGTTGGATTTGGAGATAATTCATCTAAGTTATATCATTTTTACACGATCAATTTAGAAAAACACTTTGATTACAACATTCCACTACAAGATATTGTTCTTGCAGTAAGCACAAAGTTAGAGTTTGACAATGAAGGGTTGACCTTTGATCTTGAAGCGGATAGAGGAGACATTTCTGTTTCTTTGACTTATATTGGAACGTGTAAGCTTACTTCTGAACAG ATAACGTTAACGAATCAGTTCCAAATGGTGGTGTTGACACTACTTATTCACCGGTCAATTTCCAAGTTGAAAACGTGTGTTGATTCgtttaaattaaaaaatgatGCTGACATGGCGTACGACTATCTGTTACTCCCGTCAGCGGGCCCACATAAAGCTCCAATGATTGTGGAGTGGAAGGCTGTTAAGGCTGCTATGTTCTCATATGAAAGAGGTGTAGACGAACGTATGTGTTGTTTAAAGGGAAATAATCATGAAAAAGTGCACACAAAAAGTGGATTAGTATGTAGTTGTTTAGTGGATAATTCTTTAGTGTATACCCCTCATAATGGGCGCATATATTGCACTACTGAAAGATTACTTGGTTTGAATGGCAATTCGACCTTGGAAATAAAAGAAGGGGAAGTTGTTACCTATAAAAATCACTACAAAAGACG ACATGGAGTTGACTTGATGTTCGAAAAAGAACCGCTTTTTGCTGCTAGACAACTTTTTACggttcaaaattttcttcaaaaaGGGAGACAACAAAAGGAAAaag AAACAAGTAATGCAGGAGTTGAGCTGCCATCTGAACTATGTGACATCATCATGTCTCCTGTTTCTATAAGCACAATTTATTCTTTCTCCTTTGTTCCATCAATCATGCACAGGATCGAGTCGTGGATGATTGCTTTGAATTTGAAAAAGATGCATTTATGTCATAGTATGCCAAATGCAGATGTTCCTGTCATTAAG GTTTTGGAAGCTATCACAACAAAGAAATGTGTAGAAAAGTTTCATCTGGAATCCTTTGAGACTCTAGGCGATTCTTTTCTTAAGTATGCTGCTACTCAACAGTTATTCAAAACACTTCAAGATCAACACGAGGGAATTTTGAGTCCAAAAAGGGAGAAAATTATATCCAATGACTCGTTATGCAGATTGGGATGTAACTGTAATCTTCCG GGGTTTATCCGTAACGAGCCATTCGAGCCAAAAACATGGATTGTCCCCGGAGATCGTTCTAGCAGCTTTAAATTGGAAGAAGAGGTTCTATTGGATGAAAGAAAAATGTATATCAGGGGCAAAAGGGTAATAAAAAAGAAAGTAGTGGCGGATGTTGTGGAAGCATTAATTGGTGTTTTTCTAAGCGAAGGAGGTGAGCTGGCAGCGTTATCTTTTATGAGATGGATCGGTATATCGGTTGACTTTGTCAACACGCCATATACACGAGCTTTGACTTTGCATCCAGAAAAATATGTAAACATTCAGTACTTTGAGTCGTTGCTAAATTACTCATTTAGAGACGTATCTTTACTTGTTGAAGCAATAACTCATGGGTCCTACATGCTACCCGAAATTCCAAAATGTTACCAG AGATTAGAATTTCTTGGGGATGCAGTGTTGGATTATATGATCACAGTGCATTTGTATAATAAATATCCAGGAATGTCTCCTGGAATGTTGACTGATTTGAGGTCAGCTTCTGTGAATAATGATTGTTATGCACAATCTGCAGTAAAATACGAATTACACAAACATATTCTCCATGGATCTCAAGATCTTCACCGAGCTATTGTCACTACTGTTCATGAATTTGATCAGTTGTCCATGAAAAGTACTTTCGGGTGGGAGTCTGAGACCTCATTTCCTAAG GTACTTGGAGATGTGATAGAGTCTATAGCCGGGGCGATTCTTGTAGATTCTGGATACGATAAAGATAAAGTATTTCAGAGTATTAGGCCTCTTCTTGATCCCTTAGTCACACCCGAGACACTGAAACTGCATCCAGTGAAAGAGTTGCATGATATTTGTCAGAAGAATCACTTTGAAATGAAAAAGTCAGCCAAGCGTGGTACTACTGATGATGGTACCATCTCTTTCACTATAGAGATAGTAAAAGACAATATTGTCCTTAAAGATTCTTGCATGGCTGCAGACAAGAAAATGGCCGAAAGACTCGCGTCAAAGTCTGTTTTGAAGTTGCTTAAAGAGTATTTGTCAGCCGCATga